One segment of Belonocnema kinseyi isolate 2016_QV_RU_SX_M_011 chromosome 7, B_treatae_v1, whole genome shotgun sequence DNA contains the following:
- the LOC117176399 gene encoding regucalcin-like: MGEDLGKIRCRGSKAAGHLSFAVPVEGYDDKFVVGLDKQILLIDWNTYESKSIYQWIILNIIDASIPGNRLNYGTVDPLGKLVFGTMNTNGLRLANVSSLNYDLELTTHIKNIVSTVGIVFDPRPPRRPKVYVIDSGKNYDIEAYSYHRTSGIFGSSNVVFNWAQQGRIGHPRRLTVDKNSHLWVPIYEGRTIIQVDPASENVLHFFFTSEERVGACVFGGYRHERYHGIIPENDRGGSIFALKVPGVQGWPPKKYKMNMQEVWRRPQGTLFPRP; this comes from the exons ATGGGAGAGGATCTAGGAAAAATTAGATGTAGAGGAAGTAAGG cTGCTGGTCATCTGTCCTTTGCTGTCCCTGTTGAAGGTTATGACGATAAATTTGTGGTGGGCCTGGATaagcaaattttattaattgattggAATACTTATGAAAGTAAATCAATTTATCAATGGATCATATTAAATATTATAGATGCAAGCATCCCTGGAAATAGATTGAATTATGGAACCGTCGACCCGTTAGGCAAACTAGTATTTG GTACGATGAACACTAATGGACTCCGATTGGCTAATGTTAGCTCTTTGAATTATGATTTGGAATTAACAACACACATAAAGAATATTGTTTCGACCGTTGGCATTGTGTTTGACCCACGTCCGCCTCGTCGTCCTAAAGTCTATGTCATCGATTCAGGGAAAAACTATGACATCGAAGCCTACTCTTATCACCGCACATCAGGAATATTTG GGAGCAGCAATGTCGTCTTTAACTGGGCACAACAAGGTAGGATAGGACATCCACGCCGGCTGACAGTTGATAAGAATAGTCATCTCTGGGTGCCTATTTATGAAGGACGCACG ATCATTCAAGTGGATCCAGCTAGTgaaaatgtattacattttttcttcacatcAGAAGAAAGAGTCGGCGCTTGCGTTTTCGGAG GATATCGACACGAACGTTATCATGGCATAATTCCAGAAAACGATAGAGGTGGTTCAATTTTCGCTCTCAAGGTACCTGGCGTGCAGGGATGGccaccaaaaaaatacaaaatgaatatGCAAGAAGTTTGGCGTCGGCCTCAAGGCACGCTTTTCCCGAGACCTTAA